The following proteins come from a genomic window of Bubalus kerabau isolate K-KA32 ecotype Philippines breed swamp buffalo chromosome 20, PCC_UOA_SB_1v2, whole genome shotgun sequence:
- the RBM5 gene encoding RNA-binding protein 5 isoform X1, with product MGSDKRVSRTERSGRYGSIIDRDDRDERESRSRRRDSDYKRSSDDRRGDRYDDYRDYDSPERERERRNSDRSEDGYHSDGDYGEHDYRHDISDERESKTIMLRGLPITITESDIREMMESFEGPQPADVRLMKRKTGVSRGFAFVEFYHLQDATSWMEANQKKLVIQGKHIAMHYSNPRPKFEDWLCNKCCLNNFRKRLKCFRCGADKFDSEQEVPPGTTESVQSVDYYCDTIILRNIAPHTVVDSIMTALSPYASLAVNNIRLIKDKQTQQNRGFAFVQLSSAMDASQLLQILQSLHPPLKIDGKTIGVDFAKSARKDLVLPDGNRVSAFSVASTAIAAAQWSSTQSQSGEGGSVDYSYLQPGQDGYAQYAQYSQDYQQFYQQQAGGLESDASSATGTAVTTTSAAVVSQSPQLYNQTSNPPSSPTEEAQPSTSTSTQAPAASPTGVVPGTKYAVPDTSTYQYDESSGYYYDPTTGLYYDPNSQYYYNSLTQQYLYWDGEKETYMLAAESNSHQQTGLPPAKEGKEKKEKPKSKTAQQIAKDMERWAKSLNKQKENFKNSFQPVNSLREEERRESAAADAGFALFEKKGALAERQQLIPELVRNGDEENPLKRGLVAAYSGDSDNEEELVERLESEEEKLADWKKMACLLCRRQFPNKDALVRHQQLSDLHKQNMDIYRRSRLSEQELEALELREREMKYRDRAAERREKYGIPEPPEPKRKKQFDAGTVNYEQPTKDGIDHSNIGNKMLQAMGWREGSGLGRKCQGITAPIEAQVRLKGAGLGAKGSAYGLSGADSYKDAVRKAMFARFTEME from the exons TGTGAGTAGAACGGAGCGCAGTGGAAGATATGGTTCCATCATAGACAGGGATGACCGTGATGAGCGTGAATCCAGAAGCAGGCGGAGGGACTCAGATTACAAAAGATCTAGTGATGATCGGAGGGGTGATAGATATGACGACTACCGAGACTATGACAGTCCAGAG AGAGAACGTGAAAGAAGGAACAGTGACCGATCCGAAGATGGCTACCATTCTGATGGTGACTATGGTGAACATGACTATAGGCATGACATCAGTGACGAGAGGGAGAGCAAGACCATCATGCTTCGTGGCCTTCCCATCACCATCACGGAGAGCGAT ATTCGAGAAATGATGGAATCCTTTGAAGGCCCTCAGCCTGCGGACGTGAGGCtgatgaaaaggaaaacag GTGTAAGCCGTGGTTTCGCCTTCGTGGAGTTTTATCACTTGCAAGATGCTACCAGCTGGATGGAAGCCAATCAG aaaaagcTGGTGATTCAAGGAAAGCATATTGCAATGCATTATAGCAATCCCAGACCTAAGTTTGAAGATTGGCTTTGTAACAAG tgctgCCTTAACAATTTCAGGAAAAGACTAAAATGCTTCCGATGTGGAGCAGACAAGTTTG ACTCTGAACAGGAAGTGCCCCCTGGAACCACAGAATCAGTTCAGTCTGTTGATTACTACTGTGATA CAATCATACTTCGAAACATAGCTCCACACACTGTGGTGGATTCCATCATGACAGCACTGTCTCCCTATGCATCCTTAGCTGTCAATAACATTCGCCTCATAAAAGACAAACAGACCCAGCAAAACAGAGGCTTCGCGTTTGTGCAGCTGTCTTCTGCAATG GATGCTTCTCAGCTGCTACAGATACTACAGAGTCTCCATCCTCCTTTGAAAATTGATGGCAAAACCATTGGGGTTGATTTTGCAAAAAGTGCCAGAAA AGACTTGGTCCTACCAGATGGTAACAGGGTCAGCGCCTTCTCTGTGGCTAGTACAGCCATTGCTGCTGCTCAGTGGTCATCCACCCAG TCTCAGAGTGGCGAAGGAGGCAGTGTGGACTACAGTTACCTGCAGCCAGGCCAAGATGGCTATGCCCAGTATGCTCAG TACTCACAGGATTACCAACAGTTTTATCAGCAACAAGCTGGAGGGTTAGAATCCGATGCATCATCTGCAACAG GCACAGCGGTGACCACCACCTCAGCGGCTGTCGTATCCCAGAGTCCCCAGCTGTATAATCAGACCTCCAACCCACCCAGCTCTCCG ACTGAGGAAGCACAGCCTAGCACTAGCACAAGTACACAGGCCCCAGCCGCTTCCCCTACTGGTGTAGTTCCTGGTACCAAATATG cAGTGCCTGACACATCCACGTATCAGTATGATGAATCTTCAGGATATTACTATGATCCAACAACAGGGCTGTACTATGACCCCAACTCACAG TATTACTACAATTCTTTAACGCAGCAGTACCTATACTGGGATGGAGAGAAGGAGACTTACATGCTGGCTGCAGAGTCTAACTCCCACCAGCAGACAGGCCTACCTCCtgcaaaagaaggaaaggaaaagaaggagaaacCCAAGAGCAAAACAGCCCAGCAG ATCGCCAAAGACATGGAACGCTGGGCTAAGAGTTTAAACaagcagaaagaaaattttaaaaacagctttcaaCCTGTTAATTCtttgagggaagaagaaaggagagaatctGCTGCCGCAGATGCCGGTTTTGCTCTCTTTGAGAAGAAG GGAGCCTTAGCAGAAAGGCAACAGCTCATCCCCGAATTGGTGCGAAATGGAGATGAGGAGAACCCCCTCAAA AGGGGTCTGGTTGCCGCTTACAGTGGTGACAGTGACAACGAAGAGGAGCTGGTGGAGAGACTCGAGAGCGAAGAAGAGAAGCTGGCCGACTGGAAAAAGATGGCCTGCCTGCTCTGCCGGCGCCAGTTCCCAAACAAAGACGCCCTGGTCAGGCACCAGCAACTCTCAGACCTCCACAAG CAAAACATGGACATCTACCGACGATCCAGACTGAGCGAGCAGGAGCTGGAAGCCTTggagctgagagagagagag ATGAAATACCGGGATCGCGCTGCAGAAAGACGGGAGAAATACGGCATCCCAGAGCCTCCAGAACCCAAGCGCAAGAAGCAGTTTGATGCTGGCACCGT GAATTACGAGCAGCCCACCAAAGATGGCATTGACCACAGTAACATTGGCAACAagatgctgcaggccatgggttgGCGGGAAGGCTCAGGTTTGGGGAGAAAGTGTCAAGGCATCACAGCCCCCATTGAG GCTCAAGTCCGGCTAAAAGGAGCTGGCCTAGGCGCCAAAGGCAGCGCATACGGACTATCTGGTGCAGATTCCTACAAAGATGCTGTCCGGAAGGCCATGTTTGCCCGGTTCACTGAGATGGAGTGA
- the RBM5 gene encoding RNA-binding protein 5 isoform X2, producing MGSDKRVSRTERSGRYGSIIDRDDRDERESRSRRRDSDYKRSSDDRRGDRYDDYRDYDSPERERERRNSDRSEDGYHSDGDYGEHDYRHDISDERESKTIMLRGLPITITESDIREMMESFEGPQPADVRLMKRKTGVSRGFAFVEFYHLQDATSWMEANQKKLVIQGKHIAMHYSNPRPKFEDWLCNKCCLNNFRKRLKCFRCGADKFDSEQEVPPGTTESVQSVDYYCDTIILRNIAPHTVVDSIMTALSPYASLAVNNIRLIKDKQTQQNRGFAFVQLSSAMDASQLLQILQSLHPPLKIDGKTIGVDFAKSARKDLVLPDGNRVSAFSVASTAIAAAQWSSTQSQSGEGGSVDYSYLQPGQDGYAQYAQYSQDYQQFYQQQAGGLESDASSATGTAVTTTSAAVVSQSPQLYNQTSNPPSSPTEEAQPSTSTSTQAPAASPTGVVPGTKYAVPDTSTYQYDESSGYYYDPTTGLYYDPNSQYYYNSLTQQYLYWDGEKETYMLAAESNSHQQTGLPPAKEGKEKKEKPKSKTAQQIAKDMERWAKSLNKQKENFKNSFQPVNSLREEERRESAAADAGFALFEKKGALAERQQLIPELVRNGDEENPLKRGLVAAYSGDSDNEEELVERLESEEEKLADWKKMACLLCRRQFPNKDALVRHQQLSDLHKQNMDIYRRSRLSEQELEALELREREMKYRDRAAERREKYGIPEPPEPKRKKQFDAGTVNYEQPTKDGIDHSNIGNKMLQAMGWREGSGLGRKCQGITAPIEELCLSTSFDINKP from the exons TGTGAGTAGAACGGAGCGCAGTGGAAGATATGGTTCCATCATAGACAGGGATGACCGTGATGAGCGTGAATCCAGAAGCAGGCGGAGGGACTCAGATTACAAAAGATCTAGTGATGATCGGAGGGGTGATAGATATGACGACTACCGAGACTATGACAGTCCAGAG AGAGAACGTGAAAGAAGGAACAGTGACCGATCCGAAGATGGCTACCATTCTGATGGTGACTATGGTGAACATGACTATAGGCATGACATCAGTGACGAGAGGGAGAGCAAGACCATCATGCTTCGTGGCCTTCCCATCACCATCACGGAGAGCGAT ATTCGAGAAATGATGGAATCCTTTGAAGGCCCTCAGCCTGCGGACGTGAGGCtgatgaaaaggaaaacag GTGTAAGCCGTGGTTTCGCCTTCGTGGAGTTTTATCACTTGCAAGATGCTACCAGCTGGATGGAAGCCAATCAG aaaaagcTGGTGATTCAAGGAAAGCATATTGCAATGCATTATAGCAATCCCAGACCTAAGTTTGAAGATTGGCTTTGTAACAAG tgctgCCTTAACAATTTCAGGAAAAGACTAAAATGCTTCCGATGTGGAGCAGACAAGTTTG ACTCTGAACAGGAAGTGCCCCCTGGAACCACAGAATCAGTTCAGTCTGTTGATTACTACTGTGATA CAATCATACTTCGAAACATAGCTCCACACACTGTGGTGGATTCCATCATGACAGCACTGTCTCCCTATGCATCCTTAGCTGTCAATAACATTCGCCTCATAAAAGACAAACAGACCCAGCAAAACAGAGGCTTCGCGTTTGTGCAGCTGTCTTCTGCAATG GATGCTTCTCAGCTGCTACAGATACTACAGAGTCTCCATCCTCCTTTGAAAATTGATGGCAAAACCATTGGGGTTGATTTTGCAAAAAGTGCCAGAAA AGACTTGGTCCTACCAGATGGTAACAGGGTCAGCGCCTTCTCTGTGGCTAGTACAGCCATTGCTGCTGCTCAGTGGTCATCCACCCAG TCTCAGAGTGGCGAAGGAGGCAGTGTGGACTACAGTTACCTGCAGCCAGGCCAAGATGGCTATGCCCAGTATGCTCAG TACTCACAGGATTACCAACAGTTTTATCAGCAACAAGCTGGAGGGTTAGAATCCGATGCATCATCTGCAACAG GCACAGCGGTGACCACCACCTCAGCGGCTGTCGTATCCCAGAGTCCCCAGCTGTATAATCAGACCTCCAACCCACCCAGCTCTCCG ACTGAGGAAGCACAGCCTAGCACTAGCACAAGTACACAGGCCCCAGCCGCTTCCCCTACTGGTGTAGTTCCTGGTACCAAATATG cAGTGCCTGACACATCCACGTATCAGTATGATGAATCTTCAGGATATTACTATGATCCAACAACAGGGCTGTACTATGACCCCAACTCACAG TATTACTACAATTCTTTAACGCAGCAGTACCTATACTGGGATGGAGAGAAGGAGACTTACATGCTGGCTGCAGAGTCTAACTCCCACCAGCAGACAGGCCTACCTCCtgcaaaagaaggaaaggaaaagaaggagaaacCCAAGAGCAAAACAGCCCAGCAG ATCGCCAAAGACATGGAACGCTGGGCTAAGAGTTTAAACaagcagaaagaaaattttaaaaacagctttcaaCCTGTTAATTCtttgagggaagaagaaaggagagaatctGCTGCCGCAGATGCCGGTTTTGCTCTCTTTGAGAAGAAG GGAGCCTTAGCAGAAAGGCAACAGCTCATCCCCGAATTGGTGCGAAATGGAGATGAGGAGAACCCCCTCAAA AGGGGTCTGGTTGCCGCTTACAGTGGTGACAGTGACAACGAAGAGGAGCTGGTGGAGAGACTCGAGAGCGAAGAAGAGAAGCTGGCCGACTGGAAAAAGATGGCCTGCCTGCTCTGCCGGCGCCAGTTCCCAAACAAAGACGCCCTGGTCAGGCACCAGCAACTCTCAGACCTCCACAAG CAAAACATGGACATCTACCGACGATCCAGACTGAGCGAGCAGGAGCTGGAAGCCTTggagctgagagagagagag ATGAAATACCGGGATCGCGCTGCAGAAAGACGGGAGAAATACGGCATCCCAGAGCCTCCAGAACCCAAGCGCAAGAAGCAGTTTGATGCTGGCACCGT GAATTACGAGCAGCCCACCAAAGATGGCATTGACCACAGTAACATTGGCAACAagatgctgcaggccatgggttgGCGGGAAGGCTCAGGTTTGGGGAGAAAGTGTCAAGGCATCACAGCCCCCATTGAG GAGCTGTGTCTTTCTACGTCCTTCGATATAAACAAACCTTAA